From the genome of Gemmatimonas phototrophica, one region includes:
- a CDS encoding phosphatase PAP2 family protein — MTPWIQRLDARDRAVFARLALTPSCAALQRHFWSAITHLGGAVASIGLTLLALIHPMVMWQVCWRTLLLLGWSHLAVQCIKRTVGRPRPRLHGSVASLVDVPDRFSFPSGHACAAMAVAVGFAAAFPALAVPLLILALLVGFSRVMLGVHYPGDVLVGQAIALLTAYPLLR, encoded by the coding sequence ATGACCCCATGGATTCAGCGACTCGACGCACGGGATCGTGCCGTCTTCGCCCGACTGGCGCTTACGCCATCGTGTGCCGCCCTGCAACGCCATTTCTGGTCGGCCATCACCCATTTGGGGGGCGCCGTCGCCAGCATTGGACTGACGCTGCTGGCCCTCATCCATCCGATGGTCATGTGGCAAGTCTGCTGGCGCACCCTGCTCCTGCTGGGATGGTCGCACCTGGCCGTCCAGTGCATCAAACGCACGGTTGGACGTCCGCGCCCACGGTTGCATGGGTCGGTGGCGTCACTCGTGGATGTCCCTGATCGGTTCTCGTTTCCCAGCGGTCATGCCTGTGCCGCCATGGCCGTCGCGGTCGGCTTTGCCGCCGCCTTTCCGGCCCTTGCCGTACCGCTGCTCATTCTCGCGCTGCTGGTCGGTTTTTCGCGCGTGATGCTCGGGGTGCATTACCCGGGTGACGTGCTGGTTGGCCAGGCTATTGCCC
- a CDS encoding ankyrin repeat domain-containing protein: MLTRVSRVLPRMARQLVGGAAMVFPMALLPGWVPRLPIGPGTAPVADAAMQGDLATLRTLVAKGADVNVAQGDGMTALHWAAQRGDSAMTALLLRSKASLSTTTRVGAYQPLHVASEAGSAAVVRQLLSARANARATTAEGVTPLHLAALSGVPEAIVALLKAGADVNAIEPGWNQSPLMIAAGKGRTAAVQLLLKAGANHTLAARTMDIMASAAQDRQAKNRRDALLQQLREQQGQANNPNWMPSPAQVQAAVKASREVEQAAASAQAIAGVRAATAAEEARLAAQGGRGLDDDNPAYNELLGVQGGLTALLLAVREGEVETTVALLDGGADINQVSAGDHTSPLLMATINGHYDLAMVLIARGANPNLASDAGAAPLFAVLNKEWAPSTRTPQPAFQLQQQATYIEVMQALLTAKANPNARLSRSLWYTTYNRDNLGVDFNGATPFLRAAYATDTTAMRLLLKAGADPAIGTIKPAPRARRPGAAAPAADPSGLPPVPPGGLGILAIHAAAGVGYGTGFAGNDHRHVNDGWLPTVKMLVEELGADVNARDFAGYTPLHHAAARGDNEMIKYLVSKGATPTLVARTGQTTVDMANGPIQRTSPYLDTIKLLEGMGAKNNHRCVSC; the protein is encoded by the coding sequence ATGCTGACTCGAGTTTCGCGCGTGCTGCCGCGCATGGCGCGCCAGCTGGTTGGGGGCGCCGCCATGGTGTTCCCCATGGCGCTGCTGCCAGGGTGGGTGCCACGGCTCCCCATTGGGCCCGGCACTGCACCAGTTGCAGACGCGGCCATGCAGGGCGATCTGGCCACGCTGCGTACGCTGGTGGCCAAGGGGGCGGACGTGAATGTCGCCCAAGGCGATGGCATGACGGCCTTGCACTGGGCAGCCCAGCGCGGGGACTCCGCCATGACGGCGCTCCTGCTGCGGTCCAAGGCCAGCCTGTCAACGACGACGCGCGTGGGGGCATACCAGCCGCTCCACGTGGCCAGCGAGGCGGGAAGCGCCGCCGTGGTACGCCAGCTGCTCTCGGCGCGCGCCAATGCCCGTGCCACCACCGCCGAAGGGGTGACCCCACTCCATCTGGCCGCGTTATCCGGCGTGCCCGAGGCCATTGTTGCCCTGCTCAAGGCTGGCGCCGATGTGAATGCCATTGAGCCGGGTTGGAACCAGTCCCCGCTCATGATCGCGGCCGGCAAAGGGCGCACCGCGGCCGTACAACTGCTGTTGAAGGCGGGAGCCAATCACACCCTGGCGGCGCGCACCATGGACATCATGGCCAGCGCCGCGCAGGACCGGCAGGCCAAGAACCGTCGCGACGCGCTCTTGCAACAGCTGCGCGAACAGCAGGGGCAGGCCAACAATCCCAACTGGATGCCCAGCCCCGCGCAGGTGCAGGCCGCCGTAAAGGCATCGCGTGAAGTGGAGCAGGCTGCTGCGTCGGCGCAGGCGATTGCCGGCGTGCGGGCGGCCACCGCCGCCGAGGAGGCCCGATTGGCCGCGCAGGGCGGTCGGGGGCTGGACGACGACAATCCGGCCTACAACGAGCTGCTGGGCGTCCAGGGCGGCCTCACGGCCCTGTTGCTGGCCGTACGCGAAGGGGAAGTGGAAACCACCGTCGCGCTGCTCGACGGCGGGGCGGACATCAATCAGGTGAGCGCCGGCGACCATACCAGCCCCTTGCTCATGGCCACCATCAATGGCCACTACGATCTGGCCATGGTACTCATTGCGCGCGGAGCGAATCCGAACCTGGCCAGTGATGCCGGTGCGGCGCCCCTCTTTGCCGTGCTGAACAAGGAATGGGCCCCCAGTACCCGCACCCCGCAGCCAGCGTTTCAGCTGCAGCAGCAGGCCACGTACATCGAGGTCATGCAGGCGCTGCTGACGGCCAAGGCCAACCCCAACGCGCGCCTCTCACGCTCCCTCTGGTATACCACGTACAACCGCGACAATCTCGGGGTGGACTTCAACGGCGCCACGCCCTTCCTGCGCGCGGCGTACGCCACGGACACCACCGCCATGCGCCTTCTGCTCAAGGCCGGCGCCGACCCCGCCATTGGCACCATCAAGCCGGCGCCACGGGCGCGGCGTCCGGGTGCGGCAGCCCCTGCGGCTGATCCCTCCGGCCTGCCGCCTGTGCCACCAGGGGGGCTTGGTATCCTGGCCATTCACGCGGCGGCCGGGGTGGGCTACGGCACCGGGTTCGCGGGCAACGATCACCGTCACGTGAACGACGGCTGGCTCCCCACGGTAAAGATGCTGGTGGAAGAGCTGGGCGCCGATGTGAATGCTCGTGACTTTGCCGGCTACACGCCGTTGCATCATGCCGCCGCGCGCGGTGACAACGAGATGATCAAGTACCTCGTGTCCAAGGGCGCCACTCCCACGCTCGTGGCCCGCACGGGCCAGACCACGGTGGACATGGCCAACGGCCCCATTCAGCGCACCTCCCCCTACCTCGACACCATCAAGCTGCTCGAAGGGATGGGCGCGAAAAACAACCACCGGTGCGTCAGCTGCTGA
- a CDS encoding DUF1552 domain-containing protein, with the protein MANIIRQPMPRRTFLKGMGTMVALPYLDAMTPANVLGRLGHAANPTRLLALEMVHGAAGCAPFGLTENLWAPPTTGRAFDLSKTSLSPLESWRQYLTIISNTDVRMAEAYKPEEIGGDHFRSSAVFLTQSHPTQTEGSDIFAGTSLDQLYAKRFGQATPIPSMQLCIEPLDRAGGCAYGYSCMYTDSISWSSPTDPLPMIRDPRVAFEQLFGAGGTPEERAARNKSTGSILDWITGRVAQLNRELGAGDRRRMEQYLDHIREIERRIQQVEARNTSGEERELAGAPAGVPDNFGDHVKIMFDLQVLALQSDMTRVFSFKMGRDASARVYPDSGVMTGFHPASHHGNNPARVKEFAEINKYHVSLLPYLLDKLKTTMDGDTPLLDRTTIIYGSPMSDSNTHNHRRCPLIVLGGGHGKDAGNQHLRAPDGTPMANAMLSLLHKIGMDDLNTFGDSNGEFTF; encoded by the coding sequence ATGGCCAATATCATCCGGCAGCCCATGCCGCGCCGCACGTTTCTCAAGGGGATGGGCACCATGGTGGCGCTGCCGTACCTCGACGCCATGACACCCGCCAACGTGCTGGGTCGCCTCGGGCACGCGGCCAATCCCACCCGGTTGCTCGCGCTCGAAATGGTGCACGGCGCCGCCGGCTGTGCACCGTTCGGACTGACCGAGAACCTCTGGGCGCCGCCCACGACCGGACGCGCCTTCGATCTCTCCAAAACGTCGCTGTCGCCCTTGGAGTCGTGGCGGCAGTATCTCACGATCATCAGCAACACCGACGTGCGAATGGCGGAGGCGTACAAGCCGGAAGAAATCGGCGGCGACCATTTCCGCTCGAGCGCGGTGTTTCTGACGCAATCGCATCCGACACAGACGGAAGGCTCCGACATCTTCGCCGGCACGTCGTTGGACCAGCTGTACGCCAAGCGCTTCGGACAGGCCACGCCCATTCCCAGCATGCAGCTGTGCATTGAACCGCTGGACCGCGCGGGTGGGTGCGCGTACGGCTATTCGTGCATGTACACCGACTCGATCAGCTGGAGCTCGCCCACCGATCCACTGCCCATGATTCGCGACCCGCGGGTGGCGTTTGAGCAGCTGTTCGGGGCCGGCGGCACCCCGGAGGAACGCGCCGCGCGCAACAAGAGCACCGGCAGCATTCTCGACTGGATCACGGGTCGTGTAGCGCAGCTCAACCGCGAATTGGGCGCCGGCGACCGGCGTCGCATGGAGCAGTATCTCGATCACATCCGTGAAATCGAGCGGCGCATTCAGCAGGTGGAGGCGCGCAACACGTCAGGGGAAGAGCGCGAACTGGCCGGCGCGCCGGCCGGCGTGCCCGACAACTTCGGCGACCACGTGAAGATCATGTTCGACCTGCAGGTGCTCGCCCTGCAGAGTGACATGACGCGCGTGTTCTCGTTCAAGATGGGGCGCGACGCCTCGGCACGCGTCTACCCGGACAGCGGGGTCATGACCGGCTTCCACCCCGCCTCGCACCACGGCAACAATCCGGCACGGGTGAAGGAGTTCGCCGAAATCAACAAGTATCACGTGAGCCTGCTGCCGTATCTGCTGGACAAGCTCAAGACCACGATGGACGGGGATACGCCGCTGCTCGACAGGACGACCATCATCTACGGGTCGCCCATGTCGGACAGCAACACGCACAATCACCGGCGCTGTCCGCTCATCGTGCTGGGCGGTGGCCATGGCAAGGACGCCGGCAATCAGCATCTGCGCGCCCCCGACGGGACCCCCATGGCCAACGCGATGCTCAGCCTGTTGCACAAGATCGGCATGGACGACCTGAACACCTTTGGTGACAGCAATGGCGAGTTCACCTTCTGA
- a CDS encoding DUF1592 domain-containing protein gives MSHPVLPRRAAVPARMAPAALNGVVKQYCGKCHNDTMKRGNLTLSRFDVATPFGQMDVAEGMVAKLRAGMMPPVGSARPKGDTLDALVLELETRLDSMAVLNPDPGRRTFQRLNRAEYQAAVKQLLGLEVDAANYLPPDTKSDNFDNIADVQALSPTLLGAYLRAAGDISWLAVGNAKASAGATTYTMPKMASQTTHVEGAPYGTRGGMVVTHTFPADGEYRFGVNFFHETTGAFAGGLARGEALEIAVDGERVALIEVDRFMHASDPNGVAQGALPVKVTAGPHKISAAFIPPRFQGVVQDLISPLKYSLNSTSNAVAYGFTLLPHLRELTVTGPYAPTGVSDSPVRRQLFSCRPTSAASERPCALSIVNRLGTQAYRRPLTDDDRQGLMSLYDAGRTTGGSFEQGVRLALEGMLASPDFVFRFERAPSSATLNTPYALRDIDLASRLSFFLWSAPPDPALISAASRGTLSQPGGLEREVKRMLADPRAQALSTRFAAQWLRLPDLDVVTPDIRQYPDFDEQLKNGMRRETEMFFDDLVKRDRPVLDLYRADYTFVNEQLARHYGMKNVVGPAFRRVKYPDATRRGLLSHASVLTLTSHATRTSAVERGKWVMEVLLNSPPPPPPPGVPDLEATPGSDGARPLTVRERMEQHRKNPACSSCHKMMDPIGLALEQYDVTGKLRRRDNGMPIDSRGDLWDGTTANNAGELQAALLRRQDALLRTFTRNLMAYAVGRRIEAHDMPSVRRIVRDAGGQQHRMSAYIMGVVRSPAFRMQKLESSTTVESGPSGASSRFH, from the coding sequence GTGTCGCATCCCGTGTTGCCGCGGCGCGCCGCCGTCCCGGCCCGCATGGCACCCGCCGCGCTGAACGGGGTGGTCAAGCAGTACTGTGGCAAGTGCCACAACGACACCATGAAGCGTGGCAACCTCACCTTGTCGCGCTTTGATGTCGCCACCCCCTTTGGTCAGATGGACGTGGCCGAAGGCATGGTTGCCAAGTTGCGCGCGGGGATGATGCCGCCAGTGGGTTCGGCGCGCCCCAAGGGGGACACGCTCGACGCACTCGTCCTGGAACTGGAGACGCGCCTGGATTCGATGGCCGTCCTCAACCCGGATCCGGGGCGCCGTACCTTTCAGCGACTGAATCGCGCCGAATATCAGGCCGCGGTCAAGCAGCTGCTCGGGCTCGAGGTTGACGCGGCCAATTATCTGCCGCCCGATACCAAGAGCGACAACTTCGACAACATTGCGGACGTGCAGGCGCTCTCCCCGACGTTGCTGGGCGCGTACCTGCGTGCTGCGGGTGACATCAGCTGGCTCGCCGTTGGGAACGCCAAAGCCAGCGCCGGCGCCACCACGTACACGATGCCCAAGATGGCGTCGCAGACGACGCACGTGGAGGGCGCGCCCTACGGCACGCGCGGTGGTATGGTGGTGACGCATACGTTCCCCGCCGACGGGGAATACCGGTTCGGGGTGAACTTCTTCCACGAAACGACCGGCGCGTTTGCCGGTGGACTGGCCCGTGGAGAAGCGCTGGAGATCGCCGTGGATGGCGAACGCGTTGCGCTGATTGAAGTGGACCGCTTCATGCACGCGTCCGACCCCAACGGCGTGGCGCAGGGTGCGCTGCCGGTCAAAGTCACGGCCGGACCGCACAAGATTTCCGCGGCGTTCATTCCGCCGCGTTTCCAGGGCGTGGTGCAGGATCTCATTTCGCCGCTCAAGTATTCGCTGAACAGCACGTCGAACGCGGTAGCCTACGGCTTCACGCTGTTGCCGCACTTGCGGGAACTCACGGTGACCGGTCCCTATGCACCCACGGGCGTGAGCGACTCGCCGGTGCGGCGCCAGCTCTTTTCCTGCCGCCCAACGTCAGCGGCCAGCGAACGCCCCTGTGCGCTGTCCATTGTGAACCGGCTGGGGACCCAGGCCTACCGTCGTCCGCTTACGGACGATGATCGGCAGGGGCTCATGTCGCTGTACGACGCGGGGCGCACCACCGGTGGCAGCTTCGAGCAGGGCGTTCGCCTCGCGCTCGAGGGGATGCTGGCCAGCCCTGATTTCGTGTTCCGCTTTGAGCGGGCGCCCAGCTCGGCCACACTCAACACGCCGTACGCGCTGCGTGACATCGATCTGGCCTCACGACTGAGCTTCTTCCTCTGGTCGGCGCCGCCCGACCCCGCGCTCATTTCGGCCGCGTCGCGCGGCACACTGTCGCAGCCCGGTGGCCTTGAGCGCGAAGTGAAACGCATGCTCGCCGATCCGCGCGCGCAGGCATTGTCCACGCGCTTTGCCGCGCAGTGGCTGCGCCTGCCGGATCTCGATGTGGTGACCCCGGATATCCGCCAGTATCCCGATTTCGATGAGCAGCTCAAGAACGGCATGCGTCGCGAAACCGAGATGTTCTTTGACGATCTGGTGAAGCGCGACCGCCCGGTGCTCGATCTGTACCGGGCCGATTACACCTTCGTGAATGAACAGCTGGCGCGACACTACGGGATGAAGAACGTGGTGGGGCCGGCGTTCCGCCGGGTGAAGTATCCCGACGCCACGCGACGTGGCTTGCTGTCGCACGCGAGTGTCCTCACGCTCACGTCGCATGCCACACGCACCTCGGCGGTGGAGCGCGGCAAGTGGGTCATGGAAGTGCTGCTCAACAGCCCGCCGCCACCGCCGCCGCCCGGCGTGCCCGATCTGGAAGCCACTCCGGGCAGCGATGGGGCGCGTCCGCTGACGGTGCGGGAGCGCATGGAGCAGCACCGCAAGAATCCCGCGTGTAGCAGCTGCCACAAGATGATGGACCCCATTGGCCTCGCGCTCGAACAGTACGATGTCACGGGGAAACTGCGGCGGCGCGACAACGGCATGCCCATCGACTCGCGCGGCGACCTGTGGGATGGCACGACCGCCAACAACGCCGGCGAACTGCAAGCGGCATTGCTGCGCCGCCAGGATGCGCTGTTGCGCACGTTCACGCGCAATCTGATGGCTTATGCCGTGGGCCGTCGCATCGAAGCCCACGATATGCCCAGCGTGCGCCGCATTGTCCGCGACGCCGGTGGCCAGCAGCACCGGATGTCAGCGTACATCATGGGGGTGGTCCGCAGCCCCGCGTTCCGTATGCAGAAGCTCGAATCGTCCACCACTGTCGAGAGCGGCCCGTCGGGCGCGTCCTCGCGTTTTCACTGA